The following are from one region of the Heterodontus francisci isolate sHetFra1 chromosome 34, sHetFra1.hap1, whole genome shotgun sequence genome:
- the LOC137348518 gene encoding probable G-protein coupled receptor 139, with amino-acid sequence MHGSPKGLVFAIYYPVLAAIGVPANLAVIVILPRGRCGLSRCITYYLVSMAVTDLLLIITIVILNRIAGIYFPGSFLSITPVCRLHFPTSYAIIDCSVWIMVAFTFDRFVAICCQKLKIKYCTVKTAAWVIAIVSILSCLKNTFWYFTLEPLYMVNNIPWFCSLKLIFYTSPAWAAYDWIHRILTPCLPFILILLLNALTVRRILAASRARRRLRARSNEDTQSDPELDKRRKSIVLLFAISGSFILLYLLYFITTLYVRIADVTYFSGSNFSESAFILEENGYMLQLLSCCINPFIYAGTQSKFRGELKNVVKHPLSLIVKLVRS; translated from the exons ATGCACGGATCACCAAAAGGtctggtgtttgccatttactatcccgtCCTTGCAGCTATTGGGGTTCCAG CTAACTTGGCAGTAATTGTGATTCTGCCCCGAGGAAGATGCggcctctccagatgtatcacttactacctggtgtccatggcagtgacggatctcctgcTCATTATCACCATTGTGATATTAAATcggattgctggtatttattttCCGGGCAGTTTCCTGTCCATCACACCAGTATGCAGACTCCATTTTCCCACAAGCTATGCGatcatagactgttctgtctggataATGGTCGCCTTCacgtttgatcgatttgtggccatttgttgccagaagctgaaaataaaatattgtacCGTGAAAACAGCGGCGTGGGTTATAGCAATAGTGTCTATACTCAGCTGTCTAAAAAATACCTTCTGGTATTTTACACTTGAGCCTTTGTACATGGTTAACAATATCCCTTGGTTCTGCAGCTTAAAATTAATATTTTACACGTCACCTGCATGGGCCGCGTATGACTGGATTcatcgcattttaaccccttgtctcccgttcattctgattttactgctcaatgcactGACTGTCAGACGCATTCTCGCGGCCAGCAGagcacgcaggagactccgagcccGCAGCAATGAAGATACACAGAGTGACCCAGAGTTGGACAAGCGGAGAAAGTCCATTGTTTTACTCTTTGCCATCTCtggcagtttcatcctgttatatttgcTGTATTTTATAACGACCCTCTATGTCCGAATTGCAGACGTTACTTATTTTTCAGGCTCTAATTTCAGTGAATCAGCATTCATTCTGGAGGAAAACGGAtatatgcttcagcttttgagttgctgcatcaatccatttatttatgcagggacccagagtaaattcagaggGGAGTTAAAGAATGTGGTGAAACATCCACTTAgtctaattgttaaattggtcAGATCATGA